A genomic stretch from Thunnus maccoyii chromosome 19, fThuMac1.1, whole genome shotgun sequence includes:
- the LOC121885888 gene encoding beta-1,3-galactosyl-O-glycosyl-glycoprotein beta-1,6-N-acetylglucosaminyltransferase 4-like isoform X2, translated as MTLCEAFGRPAAACGPRMNDVISETKKKAVHPFTPVTGDSQMFQKYDIDCSAVYDMDPMEVGKSLIIRKNQIVEDNDESLVNLTSNCPFFIKSRGYDKVCLSEEEKDFPLAYSMVVHKSAWMVERLIKAMYSPSNSYCIHYDQKSPAQFIAAMEGLARCLPNVFIASKREAVFYASISRLKADLNCLSDLLRSEVKWKYVINLCGQDFPLRSNIELISELKKLNGTNMLETSRPSEQKKQRFTFHHELRDISFEYQKLPVKTDQTKTPPPHGIEMFTGNAYFVLSHDFVVYMDSSVVVKDFLVWSEDTYSPDEHFWATLVRLPGVPGEVPRSQPDITDLMSKTRLVKWEYLEENLYPPCTGKHIRSVCIYGAAETHWLLNYGHWFANKFDPKVDPVVIQCLEEKLEEKQRFFQSASPACRKG; from the exons ATGACACTTTGCGAGGCGTTCGGCAGACCGGCAGCTGCGTGTGGACCAAG AATGAATGATGTTATTTCTGAGACTAAGAAGAAAGCAGTACATCCTTTCACTCCTGTCACTG GTGACAGTCAGATGTTTCAAAAATACGATATTGACTGCTCAGCTGTATATGACATGGACCCGATGGAGGTGGGTAAATCGCTGATCATCAGGAAGAACCAAATTGTGGAAGACAACGATGAAAGTCTGGTTAACCTCACCTCAAACTGCCCTTTCTTCATCAAATCCAGAGGTTATGATAAAGTGTGTCtctcagaggaggagaaagactTCCCTCTTGCTTATTCTATGGTTGTGCATAAATCCGCATGGATGGTGGAGAGACTTATCAAAGCAATGTACTCACCGAGTAATAGCTACTGTATCCACTATGATCAGAAGTCCCCAGCTCAATTTATTGCAGCCATGGAGGGTTTAGCGCGCTGTTTGCCCAACGTCTTCATCGCCTCCAAACGCGAGGCTGTCTTTTATGCAAGCATCAGTCGACTGAAAGCTGATCTgaactgtctgtctgaccttttGAGGTCAGAAGTTAAGTGGAAGTATGTCATCAATCTCTGCGGCCAAGATTTCCCCCTCAGGTCCAATATCGAGCTAATCTCAGAACTGAAGAAGTTAAATGGCACTAATATGTTGGAGACAAGCCGTCCAAGTGAGCAGAAAAAGCAGAGGTTCACCTTTCACCACGAGTTGAGAGACATCAGCTTTGAGTATCAAAAACTACCGGTGAAAACGGACCAGACTAAGACCCCGCCACCCCATGGTATTGAGATGTTCACTGGCAATGCCTACTTTGTCTTGTCACATGACTTTGTTGTGTACATGGACTCCTCTGTTGTGGTGAAAGATTTTTTGGTGTGGTCAGAGGACACCTACTCACCTGATGAACACTTCTGGGCCACGCTTGTGCGACTGCCTGGTGTACCCGGGGAGGTGCCCAGATCCCAGCCTGATATCACTGACCTGATGAGTAAGACCAGGCTGGTGAAGTGGGAGTATCTGGAGGAGAACCTCTACCCACCCTGCACAGGGAAACACATTCGCAGCGTTTGTATTTATGGTGCAGCGGAGACACATTGGTTACTGAACTACGGTCACTGGTTCGCCAATAAGTTTGACCCCAAAGTGGACCCCGTTGTCATTCAGTGCCTTGAGGAGAagctggaggaaaaacaaaggtTTTTCCAATCAGCATCACCAGCCTGTCGGAAAGGATAA
- the LOC121885888 gene encoding beta-1,3-galactosyl-O-glycosyl-glycoprotein beta-1,6-N-acetylglucosaminyltransferase 4-like isoform X1 — protein MMLFLRLRRKQYILSLLSLVSVCVLLLVSMKYSSITEPLPPFAVPGDSQMFQKYDIDCSAVYDMDPMEVGKSLIIRKNQIVEDNDESLVNLTSNCPFFIKSRGYDKVCLSEEEKDFPLAYSMVVHKSAWMVERLIKAMYSPSNSYCIHYDQKSPAQFIAAMEGLARCLPNVFIASKREAVFYASISRLKADLNCLSDLLRSEVKWKYVINLCGQDFPLRSNIELISELKKLNGTNMLETSRPSEQKKQRFTFHHELRDISFEYQKLPVKTDQTKTPPPHGIEMFTGNAYFVLSHDFVVYMDSSVVVKDFLVWSEDTYSPDEHFWATLVRLPGVPGEVPRSQPDITDLMSKTRLVKWEYLEENLYPPCTGKHIRSVCIYGAAETHWLLNYGHWFANKFDPKVDPVVIQCLEEKLEEKQRFFQSASPACRKG, from the coding sequence ATGATGTTATTTCTGAGACTAAGAAGAAAGCAGTACATCCTTTCACTCCTGTCACTGGTCAGTGTCTGTGTCCTGCTATTGGTCAGCATGAAGTACAGCTCCATCACTGAACCTTTACCTCCCTTCGCTGTTCCAGGTGACAGTCAGATGTTTCAAAAATACGATATTGACTGCTCAGCTGTATATGACATGGACCCGATGGAGGTGGGTAAATCGCTGATCATCAGGAAGAACCAAATTGTGGAAGACAACGATGAAAGTCTGGTTAACCTCACCTCAAACTGCCCTTTCTTCATCAAATCCAGAGGTTATGATAAAGTGTGTCtctcagaggaggagaaagactTCCCTCTTGCTTATTCTATGGTTGTGCATAAATCCGCATGGATGGTGGAGAGACTTATCAAAGCAATGTACTCACCGAGTAATAGCTACTGTATCCACTATGATCAGAAGTCCCCAGCTCAATTTATTGCAGCCATGGAGGGTTTAGCGCGCTGTTTGCCCAACGTCTTCATCGCCTCCAAACGCGAGGCTGTCTTTTATGCAAGCATCAGTCGACTGAAAGCTGATCTgaactgtctgtctgaccttttGAGGTCAGAAGTTAAGTGGAAGTATGTCATCAATCTCTGCGGCCAAGATTTCCCCCTCAGGTCCAATATCGAGCTAATCTCAGAACTGAAGAAGTTAAATGGCACTAATATGTTGGAGACAAGCCGTCCAAGTGAGCAGAAAAAGCAGAGGTTCACCTTTCACCACGAGTTGAGAGACATCAGCTTTGAGTATCAAAAACTACCGGTGAAAACGGACCAGACTAAGACCCCGCCACCCCATGGTATTGAGATGTTCACTGGCAATGCCTACTTTGTCTTGTCACATGACTTTGTTGTGTACATGGACTCCTCTGTTGTGGTGAAAGATTTTTTGGTGTGGTCAGAGGACACCTACTCACCTGATGAACACTTCTGGGCCACGCTTGTGCGACTGCCTGGTGTACCCGGGGAGGTGCCCAGATCCCAGCCTGATATCACTGACCTGATGAGTAAGACCAGGCTGGTGAAGTGGGAGTATCTGGAGGAGAACCTCTACCCACCCTGCACAGGGAAACACATTCGCAGCGTTTGTATTTATGGTGCAGCGGAGACACATTGGTTACTGAACTACGGTCACTGGTTCGCCAATAAGTTTGACCCCAAAGTGGACCCCGTTGTCATTCAGTGCCTTGAGGAGAagctggaggaaaaacaaaggtTTTTCCAATCAGCATCACCAGCCTGTCGGAAAGGATAA
- the LOC121885218 gene encoding 3-hydroxy-3-methylglutaryl-coenzyme A reductase-like codes for MLARLFRLHGLLVASHPWEVIIGTLAATVCLMSMNGLAANSQMCSWNECPKVEEKVHSSDVIILTVTRCIAIVYIYFQFKNLRQLGSKYILGIAGLFTVFSSFVFSTVVIHFFGKELTGLNEALPFFLLLIDLSKACALAKFALSSNSQEEVRENISQGMAILGPTFTLDALVECLVIGIGTMSGVPQLEIMCCFGCMSVLANYFVFMTFFPACVSLVLELSRESREGRPIWQLSHFARVLAEEEDNKPNPVTQRVKIIMSLGLALVHAHTRLAAERSGHNRTVEGPVEKRLDSGGTMWPLQLSSMDLEQVITLGLALLLAVKYVFFEQTETESSLSLKSPIISSPPTQKPRAAEDCCRREFPPQKPQNSTTATDPPSSSSAAASDSKLSTEAGTPFREKDVTQPKAASGENIGPCVSCFEESLAPCSSNPEPRPLEECMSILSDPQRGARFLSDTEVMNLVASRNILNYKLETVLETPERGVAIRRELLSPKLPVASALTHLPYKDYDYSKVMGTCCENVIGYMPVPVGVAGPLLLDEKQLHIPMATTEGCLVASTNRGCRALSLSGGCRSRILADSMTRGPVVRLPSACRAAEVKVWLETSDGFSAIKEAFEQTSRFARLEKLMVGLAGRNLYIRFQSQTGDAMGMNMLSKGSEQALLRLKQQYPEMEVLSVSGNYCTDKKSAAINWIMGRGKSAVCEATVPAKVVREVLKSSTAALVELNINKNLVGSAMAGSIGGFNAHAANIVAAIYIACGQDPAQTVGSSNCITQMEPAGPDGEDLYISCTMPSIELGTVGGGTNLPPQQACLQMLGVQGSSPHEPGENARQLARVVCATVLAGELSLMAALAAGHLVKSHMIHNRSKTNLTQTPSSQPESCVT; via the exons ATGTTGGCACGTCTGTTCAGGCTGCACGGCCTGCTGGTGGCCTCCCACCCGTGGGAGGTGATAATAGGCACCCTTGCCGCCACCGTCTGCCTCATGTCCATGAACGGCCTTGCAGCCAACAGCCAGATGTGCAGCTGGAACGAATGTCCCAAAGTGGAAGAG AAAGTCCacagcagtgatgtcatcatcttAACGGTCACACGCTGCATCGCGATCGTTTACATCTATTTCCAGTTTAAGAATCTTCGGCAGCTGGGATCCAAATATATACTGG GTATCGCAGGTTTATTCACGGTGTTTTCCAGCTTTGTTTTCAGTACGGTGGTCATCCACTTCTTCGGGAAAGAGCTGACGGGCCTCAA TGAAGCGCTGCCGttcttcctcctgctcatcGACCTGTCCAAAGCCTGCGCGTTGGCCAAGTTCGCCCTCAGCTCAAACTCTCAG gAGGAGGTCAGGGAGAATATCTCCCAGGGCATGGCCATCCTGGGTCCCACCTTCACCCTGGATGCTCTGGTGGAGTGTCTGGTCATCGGGATCGGCACCATGTCGG GTGTTCCTCAGTTAGAGATCATGTGTTGTTTTGGCTGTATGTCCGTTCTGGCCAATTACTTTGTCTTCATGACCTTCTTCCCTGCCTGCGTCTCGCTGGTCCTGGAG CTGTCCAGAGAAAGTCGTGAAGGCCGTCCTATCTGGCAGCTGAGCCACTTCGCCCGTGTGCTGGCTGAAGAAGAGGACAACAAACCGAATCCTGTCACCCAGAGGGTTAAAATCATCATG TCTCTGGGCCTGGCTTTGGTTCACGCTCACACTCGACTAGCAGCCGAGCGTTCGGGTCACAACCGCACCGTGGAGGGACCCGTAGAGAAGAGACTGGACTCCGGCGGCACCATGTGGCCTCTGCAGCTCTCCAG CATGGACCTGGAGCAGGTGATAACTCTGGGTCTGGCCCTGCTCCTGGCCGTGAAGTACGTCTTCTTCGAGCAAACGGAGACAGAGTCCTCCCTGTCCCTCAAGAGTCCCATTATCAGCTCCCCTCCCACCCAGAAGCCCAGAGCAGCCGAGGACTGCTGCAGGAGGGAATTCCCACCTCAGAAACCCCAGAACAGCACCACAGCAACTgaccctccctcctcctcctccgcggCCGCGTCAGACTCTAAACTTTCCACTGAGGCCGGCACGCCGTTCAGAGAGAAGG ATGTGACTCAACCTAAAGCAGCCTCGGGGGAGAACATCGGCCCCTGTGTTTCATGTTTCGAGGAGTCTCTCGCTCCTTGTAGCTCTAATCCGGAGCCCCGACCGCTGGAGGAATGCATGAGCATCCTCTCAGATCCTCAG AGAGGTGCTCGTTTCCTTAGCGACACAGAGGTGATGAACCTCGTCGCCTCGCGTAACATCTTGAACTATAAGCTGGAAACTGTCCTGGAGACTCCGGAGAGGGGCGTGGCCATCAGGAGGGAATTGTTATCACCTAAGCTACCCGTCGCCTCCGCCTTGACTCATCTGCCTTATAAAGACTACGACTACTCGAAG GTGATGGGAACCTGCTGCGAGAACGTCATCGGCTACATGCCGGTGCCGGTAGGAGTGGCTGGTCCTCTTCTGTTGGATGAGAAGCAGTTACACATTCCCATGGCGACCACAGAGGGCTGCCTGGTGGCGAGCACGAACAGAGGATGCAGGGCGCTTTCT CTGAGCGGTGGATGTCGCAGCAGGATCCTAGCTGACAGTATGACCCGGGGTCCTGTTGTGAGGCTGCCCTCAGCGTGCCGGGCCGCAGAGGTCAAAGTCTGGCTCGAGACCTCCGATGGTTTCAGCGCGATCAAAGAGGCCTTCGAACAGACCAGCAG GTTCGCTCGTCTGGAGAAGCTGATGGTCGGCTTAGCCGGGAGGAACTTGTACATCCGCTTCCAGTCGCAGACAGGAGACGCCATGGGCATGAACATGCTCTCCAAG GGGAGCGAGCAGGCTCTGCTCAGGCTCAAGCAGCAGTATCCAGAAATGGAGGTGTTGTCCGTCAGCGGCAACTACTGCACCGACAAGAAGTCTGCCGCCATAAACTGGATCATGGGCCGCGGCAagtctgctgtgtgtgaggCCACCGTCCCCGCCAAGGTGGTCAGAGAG GTGCTGAAGAGCAGCACGGCGGCTCTGGTGGAGCTCAACATCAACAAGAACCTGGTGGGCTCGGCCATGGCGGGAAGCATCGGGGGCTTTAATGCTCATGCTGCCAACATTGTAGCAGCCATCTACATCGCCTGCGGACAG GACCCGGCTCAGACGGTGGGGAGCTCCAACTGTATCACTCAGATGGAGCCTGCCGGTCCAGACGGGGAGGACCTGTACATCAGCTGCACCATGCCCTCCATAGAACTGGGAACTGTGGGAGGAGGCACCAACCTGCCGCCACAGCAGGCCTGTCTGCAG ATGCTTGGTGTCCAAGGCAGCAGCCCCCACGAGCCCGGCGAGAACGCCCGTCAGCTGGCCCGGGTGGTTTGTGCCACCGTCCTGGCGGGAGAGCTCTCCCTGATGGCCGCTCTGGCTGCCGGACACCTCGTCAAGAGCCACATGATCCACAACAG ATCTAAAACAAACTTAACACAAACACCTTCGTCACAGCCAGAAAGCTGCGTGACATAA